TATACAGAGGACGGCGTATATTGTCAACCCAACGAAAAGATTGAAAagtgttttatattttcttcaataTTTTCCCTTTACCTACTGTTAGTGTTAATGGGGTGCGTATAAATAAGAACTTATTTCTTCTTTAGTATTATTCGATTTTTGCTTTACATCAAACCTAACGCCCAAAATGTTTAAAGAATTTCTAACAAAGCTAGAAGATCCCAAAAGGCCGCTTCTTGGGCCAAATTACTGGATCCTTAGAAAAACGGGATTAATTTTGCCAGTAAATTTAAAATGGAAAATAGTTCGCATAGTAATACATGCGCTGGGATGCCTATTTGTTATCACTCAGTACATGGAGTTATTTGTAATAGGATGGAACCTAGATCCCCTTTTATCAAACCTTAAGAATTCGATGCTTAGCATTATATGCACTGTCAAAGCTAACACATTTATTTTTTGGCAAGCAAACTGGAAAGATTTGATGGAATACGTTACAGAAGCTGATAAATATGAAAGAACACATAAAAATAATGCCAGGCAAAAAATTCTTGACTCATATACCAAATATTGCCGTCGGATAACGTATTTCTACTGGGTGCTGGTTTTCATGACATTTGTTTCAGTTGTAACAACtcctttaataaaatatttgtcgtcGTCATCTTACCGCCAAGCAATAAGCAATGGAAATGAAAAATTCCCACAAATCTTCAGTTCTTGGGTACCTTTTGACCAATACTCTTTCCCAGGCTCGTGGATTCAAGTTTCATTGCAATTTTCTGTTTCAATTTATGGTAGTTCAATTATAGCAGCCTATGATTCAAGTGTAATCGTTTTCATGGTGTTTCTTGGAGGAAAACTGGAGTTGTTGCGGGAGCGATGTAAGCAAATGTTCAGCGGTGTCGCATTAGGTGTCAGTGACGAGGACGCTGCTGAAACAATTCGGGAGTTACACAGCATACACACTCTGCTTATGAAGTAAGGATTTTCTATTAATTTCATTGTTACAGTGATAgctttaaagaatattaatattatcgAATATGTACgctttaagtaaatttttattataaacattttatactaGGTATTTGGTAAAAACTTACTAACTTACTTATAGTTATCAATACAAAATGGCGTTGAGTTAATTAAAAGTTTtcagttaaaaaataaagattagacTGAAAACCTTAAATGAAACACTAACTTTTgcttaaataaaaagtttttatttaaggaTACTTATACAAGTGTTTTCGAATGGTTAAGTGAATCTTCTAAGTTCggaggtacagactacagagtgtacctacctacttcttacCGACAAGTATTGCCAGAAACTCAGTAGTTGGCCTTTTCGAAAATTCTAACAATGAAAAGCtattatactattattatgtaggtacataaataactTATGCCAtgaatatagtaggtacttaataggcTATTTGACTAATTTTTGGAAATTGTTTTAAATGATTCTTTACTACATAATAAGATAGCCTATTAACTGCATTCTCGCTTATTGCTGGAACGAGTCAAATCCAAGTCCTTTATTATTCACATAAGGTGCGAAATAATCCAATTAATTTATCGTAAACCAAAATAATCAATTcaatatttgttgtttaaagTTTTTCTGTAGCACAACTGTAGGTAAATTAAGATTTAGTGTATAACAAAGTAGTGTAAACTTTATCAATGAGAAATACATTTCGAATCGAATGCTCGCTCAGTTTTAGGCCAGCTGATTAattagtacttagtataaaCACTAAGAAAAATTATCTTAGTTTTGCAATTAAATGACTTAATTGTGATAAGATCGTCCTTTGCTTTTAAActatcctgtatttttttattctttgtcatagtattcagcaataaatatgtttaaattaaattaaaattaaattaacttaaCTCTATAGAATTCCTATTCATACTTACAGTAagattaaaaatgcgaaagtgtgtctatctgcctGTATCCGTTGTTTTTTCACGGTATATCCTCTTAACCAGGTACAGATacagcttgcatctcggagagGGATACCTATACACACCATAACGTAATATATTTTTCGCCATTTCGTCCATGCAGATtacaggtttttgaaaatcccgtgggaactatttgattttccgtgataaaaagtagaccTTATCGgtccccaggatgcaaactatctttttaccaaatgtcatcaaaattggttgaacagtTGGTCCGCGAAAAGCTAGTAGACGGACAGAGACTATCAcattcatacttaatattaacaTTATGTAGATGGATGATTGTCACATGATTTCAAAGCAGATTTCCTAGCAAATGTAAGattaatttaaatgataaggTAGTTCGTCCTTATCTAGAACAAAGAActctcaataattatttttgaatttgaatgaAGCAGCAGTATTTACGTTAAATATTCGTGTTTCTATCAATTTCAAAacgtaaaaacattaaaaatccACCTCATCCATAAAAAAGTATATCTTTGGGCAGTAACTCAGTTTTACTAATTTTGCCTACTTCACTTAATTAGAATCTTCTTTCTGCCTACTTTTGCTTAATTCTACCCAAATCTCTCTAAAGCAGTTTCTACCTCTAATTACTAATGTAGTTCTCTTTGAacttgataagtaggtaggtaggtatatacttattgTATACTTATTTCGCCCCAGTTACAACTGGGGCGAAATAAGTATACCTGCCTCACCTGGTCCCGTAGTGAGCATGATCCATGCAACTggattgaaatatcgacaatttaaaatcattgtaataattaaaatttaatatatgGGTACTATTATTTAGGATAATATGCACCATTTTATCGATATCTTTCCCGAACTATCTCGTGACCGTTTGACCGGAGAAGGCACCCAAATTCAACCACTTGAGCTCAACagcaaaacaataatttaagaattcgattacttttgtgtttattttttgtttttgtttcaggtaCTCCAAGTTGTTGAATTCTCTTTTATCGCCGGTAATGTTTTTATACGTATTGATGTGTACATTCATGCTTTGTACAAGTGCATTTCAGCTAACTGTAAGTAGTGTTGTTTAATGAATTTACTACCAATAAAGTCTACTAATATGACAGGTATTTAGACGTAGCTTAAACTAATAGCGAATACCTGCTGATTCTATTTTATATAACAGAAAAATACTAAACAAGTGATTATTTTTTGCAGACATCTACTAGTACCTCGCAAAAACTTTTAATGAcgcaatatttaatttttggaGTAGCTCAGTTATTCATGTTTTGCTGGCACAGTAACGATGCTCAAGAAAAAGTAAGAttttaatattacatttttattattattatcagttttGACATAAGTCATACTCATCATTACTAACGACCATAGAAGCTAACGAGTAAATGAAGTCAACTGGTTTTAAAGCGCCCTAAGTCAACGTTAGTTATacggttaggtaggtatacctagttcatgacaggtcgagatggcaatggtaTGAGTGGGGGGATCACAAATCACGATTCCCCCTTGGACACTTTTGAAACTATAAGAATTATTGTATAAAATGCACAATTGCAGCaggaataccataaattcagccaattagtAGCGATTATTGACTACTGCAATTACATCTACCGTGATACTGATAACTCTGTCATTCGTTATGACAACAGCCgaaatttatttatcaatctATCTTTATTCCGTCGATAAGGAATGCAATGTTGTTACCTATTTACCAATatgtgtattttatatttagggTTCCTACAACCGGGACCCTATtagtaagcctccgctgtccatccgtccgtccgtctgtttgtcagcgggctctATCTCATAAATCGTAATAGgtatagagagttgaaattttcacagaatatgtatttttattgccgctacaacaacttaataatagaaatttcaaaatggctgccatatatatcaaaaagattaaaaagtacataaccTTATATGATGGTATGAACCTTTGCGAATCCGACTTTCACTTGACTGATTCATTGACAAATACCATCGTTGCTAAGTAATTTATCTAAAGAACACAGttgatagattgattattatgagtagtttcagctgtaagtcctatattataatttcagAATAATCAAGTGGCAATGGGCCCTTACGAGAGCGAATGGTGGTCAGCTTCCGTAAGTGCGACACAACGCAAAAATGTGGTGCTTCTGGCAGGCGAACTGAGCCTAGTGCACACTTATACTGCCGGACCTTTCACACAACTAACTCTTTCAACTTTCATCACGGTATTTAATAATCCTACTATGAACttagtatccatactaatatgcgTAAGTGTGTCTATCTTTCTagacttttcacggcccatcttttttataaactttgatgaaatttggtacagagaaagcttgtATCACTGACGTACGAACACaggctaagtacctacttttggcCCAGTAATCAATGAAttcttatgggattttgaaaagtcccaaatccacgtggacgaggtTGTGAGCGTCCTCTATTTGATGCTTGCAAATAtgttatttgcaaaaaaatatgttatttgcaaaaaaatttacatattGAAAAGAAATTGCAAAAGCTAAATTGCCTGGTTATAAGCTGCAAttgcaaaatatacctactaacatagatttttttgtttcagattttAAAGGGAGCCTATAGTTACTATACTCTTTTGAGAGAGTAAAAGTAATGTATGTCATAAAATATGTCTTTGAATGAAAGTGTATACTTCGATCGATTAGACTTGGATCACTAAATTAGTTATATTGATTACAAAATGCACTTAAGTTTATAGAATAAACTTTGTGAGACAATTTTAATTCACTAAATtgttttgtatgtttttatgGCTAGAAAGAGAAATCATCATCACATTATTGatcattattactatagtaggtataagtttaactttttatatacctatagttaagtaggtacctatatctaaataaatttaGATTGTGGAATTGTAAAACTGTACTAACATACGTCatgtaacaataattaataattaaatataatattttcaccgtgttttagtttaattttattacagttctggcatttcacgagggcgactggctcatgcttgtgtttaagtcgtatcggtataagtaaggtacactaaatgtgtgagTTTGCAAGCGTTTGCGAGCGACTGATTGGTCGGACATGCACGCACagttacgcaatgcccatgtaaacgacgtacctaaaacgtagtgattatatattATTTGGACGTacccacaagtaaagttcactcgcttTCGTGGATTGCAAGAACAGTAAATACTTACACACCGTCATTGTAAAAAAATGGTCTTAGATTAAGGACTGCGCTTTGACCGTAGCGGAGACTAATCCTTAATCTAAGGTTATCCCACTAATTAATCTTAATCTGAGCATTGCTTTAGcaaaatcatagagttcattCCAAAAGATATAGATAAATACTTGCACAGAGTAGTAAGTACATAGAAGTAACTTCAATGCGTTATGTTTTGAGCTTGTTCGTCTGTGTTTGATTTTACCTACTCTGTATTCAGCTCGCCTTTTTTGACATCTTTCTATTTTATCCGTATTTTAccgagtttttattttatttctagctaaatgattattattttactataatTATACTAAGGAAAACCAAACAGACAATTTCTTGTAGATAAATTGAGTGATACACGTTCTGTTTATACAATTACCGTGTTTCGGAAGCGGCGAGCTTGAGTTCAATAAACTTGGCTGGGACGGGCTGTTGTGCAGAAAATGTCTGTGGTTATTGGTATTTAGCGATTGTTTAGATCTTAGCTAAGTTCGAGTGTTAAGTGCTGATATGGATAACCAAAATTCTCCTGAAAGAACTGTACCGATACAATATGTGCGTGCTTCGAGGGCGTTCCGTCAATTCAAGAATCCTCCACAGCCTCATATGTGTATACAGGATACTATAAAGGATACAACGGAGAAACTGTACATAAATGTGCTAGGATGGCAGAAAATAGCGAATCCTAAACAATATTCGGATCCCATTCCTCTGTATGGAGGCATGCAGGTAATTATTAAACCTTTAATTGTATTGCTAAAAAAACGCATTTCGTTTGACTAAATAACAGTAAACAGAAAAGTAGAACAAGTTTTTAAAACACTGTTTATAATGATATCATTGACTCTTTGGTAACAATGATAAAACAAATCACATCTAAGTATCAGATTTGTtacaattgtttttatatttgctAATGGCTTCTTTCATCCTATTATAGTTGAATTAATTAGAACTCAATAGACCAGTGCTAGCTTAAGATACCTTATAGGTAAAGGACATAAAGACCATAGCTAAGTAGTAATATTCagtttttaggattctgtacctcaaaaaaaaacggaacccttataggatcactttgttgtctgtatgtcagtctgtcggtctgtcaaaaaacctatagggtacttcctgttgacctagaatcatgaaatttggcaggtaggtaggtcttatagcagacattaggggaaaaatctgaaaaaactatttaaaaattaaattgtggtcatgaactaaaaattagtattttcaattttcaaagtaagataactatatcaagtggggtatcatatgaaagggcttcacctgtgcattctgaaacagatttttgttatttttatgcatcatagtttttgaattaacaagcaaaatgtcgaaaaaatatgactgtagtatggaagtagaaccctcagtgcgcgagcctgactcacacttggccgtttttttttaattatacaaGTATTTGTATGGAGTACAACCTTTTCTAGGTACATCAAGCATGTGGTCCCAACAGTCATCGCCCACCGTTATTGGTGTTTGCAGTGATGGTCAACCCGGACATACTGAAGGCTAATGGCAAGAATGCTTCAAACCCAACAGTGAGCAAAAATCCTAAACAATTTGTGGGTTTACAGTACAccaatacagtgcgacaagttcctcttggcacttcaatgacattgacaggggggcgctgttggagaacaaagactTAACATTCAACCAATGACAAATTGAATATTCAaccaagaacaaaggggacacttgacggcaacgttagttctcattttcgccacgcgccaagatagccttgtcacactgtaataatgtttatttatttatttatagactagcacttagctgcaatcagacctgatggcaagtgatgatgcagcctaagatggagtgggcttgcctataagatgcctattcactcttgacttgaaggtgcccatattacaattttaggggaaaactgatgctggaagggtgctccaaatcttagcggttcaaatcagaaattttgtgaagtttattaaaattgtaaccTGTTGCTTGtccaatgaaataaataaaacaactgtacaaatactcaatgcatttaaataaactatGCATGGAAAACAAATGAATGAAATCAGTACcattaatataaatgcgaaaatgtgtttgtttgttggtttgtccttaaatcacgttgcaacggtacaacggattgacatgttcttttgcatgggtatagttaaaaacttggagagtgacataggctatctcgaaaaatcaaagagtttccacaagatttttaaaaatctaatttcacATGAATTGAGTCGCgaggatcagctagtaaataaataaaaaaaaacaatactcAATGCATTTGAATGAACTATGCATGGcaatgttttataataatatgtatgtgtatTCCAGGATCGTGAGGCCCTGGTCAGCTTGCTGTGTGACTTTGTGGAGGCCATGAATCCTGGCCTAGCGTTAACGCGGACTCCCATCATCCTGAAAGACAGAGACTTAGCTGGGGAGCTGAAGGATGTGTGGCTCGCCGTGCAGACCAAGAGGGAGAGGGAGAAAGGGCTCAACCAGGATGTTATGTataaggtaaataaataaataaacatattatataaaattatcctAATTACTCCACCATTTTGTGGCGGAGGCTTCTATAGCTAGTGATGATGATCCCATGATTTCTGCCGCGTCAGGTGTCGGTTTGCGTGGCAACTGTGAGAACGCAGTAAGCAGGCATGTCAAGCGTTGCGCCCTGACTATGCCTGCGTAACGCTTCTCTATGTATTGTGTAAACTGTAAAGCAATACAGAAAGATAGTAATGTTCTATTTGTGGCATGATATTGTCAGATGCATCAGATTATACATAGAGAAACGGTTACAAATCTAagtatcaataaaattattcagtAATTGCGCAGCTTCGCATTGTATTTAATTGAAGATTCATTCTGAATTCCAGGTTTACGACATCGATGGAATCGGTTGCGAGGAAGGAAGTGAAGAAGACCAAACAAACGGCAAAAACAAGCAATATGACAACACCTCCCCAAACAGGACACAGAACTGCGAGAAAAGGAAGTTCCCACTCAAATCCTCCAAGCAAATACTCAAAAACGCCGGACAAAAGTCAGAGTTCGACTCTGGGATGAACAACTGCCAACTTAACCAGAACAACTCAAGTAGAGATAACCGTTGTGGCAACATAGACCAGGACACTACGTACTGTACCCCCGTGTACGGTCAGATCGTGTCAACGAGAGAAAACCACAACCAAATCAACGATATACAACAAAAATATGCTACTAACGACAACACCAAACCATCCAGCTCGTATGGAAAAGATTGGCAACAGGGAAAAACACAAAATTTGGAAGAGTTTTCCAACCAAAATCTATCCAACAAAGACGAAGAATATTGGAGTAAGAACAtaaatgtaaaacaaaatgaCAGTGACGTTAAGAAACAGAAATCGAAAACGAAACCAGTAACTAATGGGAAATCACAATTTGACTTCTTTCCCGTGTTCGACAATAAGACAGCTGTCACCGAGTCCCCAGATAATGCAACGGGACGGTTAAAGGAACCGGATCCCAGTGACGAGGACAATTCTAAAATTATTCTAGACCCAATGCAGAAGTTAGTTCTGCATTCGACTGATAACAAGATATGTGATAATAATACAAGTGCTCTCAGTTCGTATAGCTCATAATCTCATAGCTTTTTACACACTTTTGTATGGTCGGTATGTATTCTTGCTTATAATATAGTATGTTGTTCATGAGAGTAAAGTATTTATACATGTATAGAAGTAAATGAATGTAGGACGGATAAAGACTTTAGTGTGACTTGACTTGTGTGTCTATTTAAGCAAATGAACTGAACAGTGGTGAAACTGTCCTCAATTTCTATTCATACATGTTCATGTTTGACAGTTTCTGTGTCgaaatctgtgaaaattttaaatttttacagatttcgacaCAGAAACTGAATCAAGTGTGATTAAATATTTGACAAATTACACTAGCTCAGATAAAGTTTGTTTGCTTAAAAATTTACACTCAAGGTGCATATTATGGTGACTAGTCAAGTTAATACGAATAACAGATTAGATGAAAAATATAGTGTTCATTTGGACATACTGAAACTAAATCTCAAAATATATTAACTAGACAAGGACAAAAGAACATGACGCACGGTACGTGGTTAACGTCAGCTTATACTGCAATTAAAGTTTTAGtggtataatgcataaattttcagaactcgccatatttgctttatgtgtcaactgtcatgtcaaaaaaacaggtcttcttctttttttttctttgctaTGGCTCTTTGTGCTGCGGAAAGTACAGTTTACACTTAAATAAAAGGATTAGAGgcatacttttgatatgacagttttttattattattcagatacctgtaagttagcccttgactgcaatctcacctggtggtaagtgatgatgcagttgtCACATAGAGCAAAGCAATATGGCGAGTGATTTCTCAAAATGTACGTAATATGAGAGCATTTATATGTTGGTTTTAGTATGCCCTAGTAAATGTAAACTATAGTTATACAAAATTAGTTAGTTTCCGTAAAAATGATAGTTTCGTTTGCATGATATGATGTAGGATGAACAATATAACATTTTGATGTGCGAAAATATTCCGATTGAAGAATAGTCATAGAGCATGGTGCATCATAGATATTTAGAGCATAGTTccactttgctcaaacttaagacagttaaaatgagacaaagTTATgtctctgtctcattttaactctataagtcagagcagagtcaaagtatgttctatagatctcagcctgaatctttaaaattataataggaCAAGAGTTAGTGGAAAATTTTGAATGAGTGCTTGATAAATCTGAGTGATGAATTAGCTTTGCTTAGTCATAAATGGTTAATTAACCCTTTATTTTCCTGGCCTGAAAAGTAACATTCTAGTTACCTATCTGTTTTCCTGAAAAAGTTCCCTCATAATCGTTTAAAAAATATCTTGGGCAAACAAACAGCtacacaaaaattttaaaatgaatgttAGGATTTTGATAAGATgtaatctataggtaggtaggtatgaattaaGAAAGATGAAGttataacaaaatttatttttgacgatCTCCATGGCACAATGGTGATTGGTGTAATGTAATAAAGGAAAGGtgacgggttcgattcccgacaggTGCAAGTTGGGAATTAATACTTTCACCACTGCGAAATCGTCTTATAAATTGTATCAAGCACCTCACTAAAACTTGCCACTAGTTCTCCAGATATAATGTATGTTTCAAGTTGAACtgcaaatataatatatacatacatattatatatattttttcgtgCGTGAATGTTGAAGACATAATGGTTGTGTATTCTTTAGTGTTTACTGACGGAGGCCAAACACGCGCCACTACTACAGTACTCACTTATAATTGTAGGCTAAGAGCTCAACTAATAAAATGGAGGAGGTAATTTATAATAACTGAGTTATTTTGTGCTAAAAATTTAGGGTTGTAGACCCTAAGCATGGTCTTTTTTTTGGCTAGTGGGAAGCTATGGCCATGGCTAGATACAACTCTACCGGCAACGCCGATCagtgatttagtgttccggtacggtgccgtgtagaagccgataaggtttaataaaaactgccatcccccttccaagttaacccgcttccatcttactgcatcatcacttaccactagatGAGATCgaagtcaaaggctaacttgtcataaaataaaataaaaagcctaGCGCAAGCATATCTGGCAATTTAAAAGATGCGTTTAAAATCTCTCGTCCATTTTAGATCATCGGCTCTGAGACTATAACCACTTAAATGTAATTTTGTACATTGCTATATTTTTCATTGTTGCCAATTTTATAAGgagactagctgacgcccgcgacttcgtccgcgtggaattaggtttttgaaaatcccgtgggaactctttaattttccgggatataaagtagcctatgtcactctcctgttctttatctatacccatgcaaaaaatcacgtcaatccgttgcaccgttgcgacgtgattgaaggaccaaccaacaaacaaacacactttcgtatttataataagggtactgaggtactgatttaaaaaaaattaagacatTCGAATATGCATTAAGCAACACTATAGCTCATTATACTTATTGAaaagattttgaataaaattgttTACCCTTTTTGAAAATGTGCCTATTGGTTACAATGTTAGGGATAAATGCTGAAACAAACACTATCCTAGCACTCTAGATCGACAAGTACattgtgacgatcgcaatcactatGTCCTGCATCAATCATCGTCTCAATCGCAATTCAtgatttatggtattcttgttgcaacaatgcattgtagccaataccgagcgagcatcaaccaatcagaggtgattgtgacaTTTTAGCTCACAATTAATGACTTAGAaagatcacgcactcatccgatccgaatccgtgaaaatacggctataaaaaatatctacggcATAtagtcataagctaccatacaaatagttctcaaactcaaactcaattttttttttaaagaatattagccatgttaaatgactaatattcccctttcctctccaactaagcgtaaagcttgtgctaggagtaggtacgacaatagtgcaacgggcggggtttgaaccgtcgacctttcggttttcagtccactcctttacctgttgagctattgaggctcaattatttattcagaattggta
This genomic window from Maniola hyperantus chromosome 5, iAphHyp1.2, whole genome shotgun sequence contains:
- the LOC117982340 gene encoding uncharacterized protein, with product MFKEFLTKLEDPKRPLLGPNYWILRKTGLILPVNLKWKIVRIVIHALGCLFVITQYMELFVIGWNLDPLLSNLKNSMLSIICTVKANTFIFWQANWKDLMEYVTEADKYERTHKNNARQKILDSYTKYCRRITYFYWVLVFMTFVSVVTTPLIKYLSSSSYRQAISNGNEKFPQIFSSWVPFDQYSFPGSWIQVSLQFSVSIYGSSIIAAYDSSVIVFMVFLGGKLELLRERCKQMFSGVALGVSDEDAAETIRELHSIHTLLMKYSKLLNSLLSPVMFLYVLMCTFMLCTSAFQLTTSTSTSQKLLMTQYLIFGVAQLFMFCWHSNDAQEKNNQVAMGPYESEWWSASVSATQRKNVVLLAGELSLVHTYTAGPFTQLTLSTFITILKGAYSYYTLLRDADMDNQNSPERTVPIQYVRASRAFRQFKNPPQPHMCIQDTIKDTTEKLYINVLGWQKIANPKQYSDPIPLYGGMQVHQACGPNSHRPPLLVFAVMVNPDILKANGKNASNPTDREALVSLLCDFVEAMNPGLALTRTPIILKDRDLAGELKDVWLAVQTKREREKGLNQDVMYKVYDIDGIGCEEGSEEDQTNGKNKQYDNTSPNRTQNCEKRKFPLKSSKQILKNAGQKSEFDSGMNNCQLNQNNSSRDNRCGNIDQDTTYCTPVYGQIVSTRENHNQINDIQQKYATNDNTKPSSSYGKDWQQGKTQNLEEFSNQNLSNKDEEYWSKNINVKQNDSDVKKQKSKTKPVTNGKSQFDFFPVFDNKTAVTESPDNATGRLKEPDPSDEDNSKIILDPMQKLVLHSTDNKICDNNTSALSSYSS